The Sphaeramia orbicularis chromosome 16, fSphaOr1.1, whole genome shotgun sequence genome window below encodes:
- the LOC115435167 gene encoding protein S100-A10, which yields MESAIKTIVTTFLKSAGGKDNLSPKAFQKLVQKQFSGVMEDTDSSAAIMEMQKGLDENSDGKVSFQEYLTLIGYVANTMSQKHCEPKEAAS from the exons ATGGAGTCAGCTATTAAGACAATAGTCACTACATTTCTTAAGTCTGCTGGGGGGAAGGACAACCTCTCTCCAAAAGCCTTCCAGAAGCTTGTACAGAAGCAGTTCTCTGGCGTCATGGAG GATACAGACAGCTCTGCAGCCATTATGGAGATGCAGAAGGGACTAGATGAGAATTCTGATGGAAAGGTCAGCTTCCAAGAATACCTCACTCTGATTGGTTACGTGGCCAACACAATGAGTCAGAAGCATTGTGAACCCAAGGAAGCAGCCTCGTAG
- the s100t gene encoding S100 calcium binding protein T isoform X1, with product MLERADIAEISTDMDYFCELFPPTSHHLLSFSRMSLPNSENASTLESAMQLMIQTFHKYSGNEGDKYTLSRAELKEMLTAELGNYLGNAQDKEAVDKVMGDLDSNNDGEVDFTEFIILVGALTVACNDFFLEYNDKQEKK from the exons ATGCTTGAAAGAGCAGATATTGCAGAAATTAGTACTGACATGGACTATTTTTGTGAACTTTTCCCTCCTACATCCCATCATCTTCTATCTTTCTCCAGAATGTCTTTGCCCAACTCAGAGAATGCCTCCACCCTGGAGAGTGCCATGCAACTCATGATCCAGACCTTCCATAAGTACTCTGGAAATGAGGGCGACAAATATACACTGAGCAGGGCTGAGCTCAAAGAGATGCTTACTGCAGAGCTTGGCAACTACCTGGGG AATGCTCAGGATAAGGAGGCTGTGGATAAGGTAATGGGAGACCTGGACTCCAACAACGATGGGGAGGTAGACTTCACTGAGTTCATCATACTGGTCGGAGCTCTTACCGTGGCCTGCAACGACTTCTTCCTGGAATACAACGATAAGCAAGAGAAGAAGTGA
- the s100t gene encoding S100 calcium binding protein T isoform X2 → MSLPNSENASTLESAMQLMIQTFHKYSGNEGDKYTLSRAELKEMLTAELGNYLGNAQDKEAVDKVMGDLDSNNDGEVDFTEFIILVGALTVACNDFFLEYNDKQEKK, encoded by the exons ATGTCTTTGCCCAACTCAGAGAATGCCTCCACCCTGGAGAGTGCCATGCAACTCATGATCCAGACCTTCCATAAGTACTCTGGAAATGAGGGCGACAAATATACACTGAGCAGGGCTGAGCTCAAAGAGATGCTTACTGCAGAGCTTGGCAACTACCTGGGG AATGCTCAGGATAAGGAGGCTGTGGATAAGGTAATGGGAGACCTGGACTCCAACAACGATGGGGAGGTAGACTTCACTGAGTTCATCATACTGGTCGGAGCTCTTACCGTGGCCTGCAACGACTTCTTCCTGGAATACAACGATAAGCAAGAGAAGAAGTGA
- the chrnb2 gene encoding neuronal acetylcholine receptor subunit beta-2: protein MMMDVRLPLLTLLAIAGGSLGADTEERLVEHLLNPAHYNKLIRPATNGSELVTVQLMVSLAQLISVHEREQVMTTNVWLTQEWQDYRLTWVPEEFDGMLKVRLPSKHIWLPDVVLYNNADGVYEVSFYSNAVVSYDGSIFWLPPAIYKSACKIEVKHFPFDQQNCTLRFRSWTYDRTEIDLVLRADVASMDDFTPSGEWDIIALPGRRNENPADPTYVDITYDFIIRRKPLFYTINLIIPCVLITSLAILVFYLPSDCGEKMTLCISVLLALTVFLLLISKIVPPTSLDVPLVGKYLMFTMVLVTFSIVTSVCVLNVHHRSPTTHTMPPWVKLVFLNKLPALLFMRQPRNSCERQRLRQRRRAQEQKEGGRGGEAGALMVGLGLGSAGGNGGAASTGVFNKDDSDPCTCYVNRASVKQFGGDLGGAGGGSMDGLNRVREGREGSAGNMPRGKPAAGGPALTQALLAQACPGFEEAVEGVRFIANHMKSEDDDQSVSEDWKYVAMVIDRLFLWIFVFVCVFGTMGMFLQPLFQNYTAKTITSTPG from the exons ATGATGATGGACGTGCGGCTGCCGCTGCTGACTCTGCTCGCCATTGCGGGAG GCAGCCTCGGGGCAGACACAGAGGAGCGGTTAGTGGAGCACCTCTTAAACCCAGCCCACTACAACAAACTGATCCGACCTGCGACTAATGGCTCCGAGTTGGTCACTGTGCAGCTGATGGTGTCACTGGCCCAGCTCATCAGTGTG CACGAAAGGGAGCAGGTGATGACTACCAATGTCTGGCTAACACAG GAGTGGCAGGATTATCGTCTGACCTGGGTCCCTGAGGAGTTTGATGGGATGCTGAAGGTCAGACTGCCCTCAAAACACATCTGGCTGCCTGACGTGGTGCTCTACAACAA CGCTGATGGAGTGTATGAAGTATCATTCTATTCTAACGCCGTGGTCTCCTATGATGGTAGTATCTTCTGGTTGCCCCCTGCCATCTATAAATCAGCCTGTAAGATCGAGGTTAAGCACTTCCCATTTGACCAGCAGAACTGCACGCTACGTTTCCGCTCCTGGACCTACGACCGCACAGAGATTGATCTGGTGCTCCGGGCTGATGTAGCTAGCATGGATGACTTTACGCCCAGCGGGGAATGGGACATCATTGCCCTTCCAGGCAGACGAAATGAGAACCCAGCCGACCCCACCTACGTGGACATCACTTATGACTTCATCATCCGCAGGAAGCCTCTTTTTTACACCATTAACCTCATCATCCCCTGTGTACTCATCACATCTCTGGCCATCCTGGTCTTCTACCTGCCCTCTGACTGTGGAGAGAAGATGACCCTCTGCATCTCTGTGCTGCTCGCCCTCACTGTGTTCCTGCTGCTGATCTCCAAGATCGTCCCACCCACTTCACTAGACGTCCCTCTTGTAGGGAAGTATCTGATGTTCACCATGGTTCTGGTCACCTTCTCTATtgtcaccagtgtgtgtgtgctcaATGTACACCACCGCTCACCCACCACACACACCATGCCTCCTTGGGTTAAACTAGTGTTCCTTAACAAGCTTCCAGCTCTGCTGTTCATGCGGCAACCAAGAAACAGCTGTGAACGCCAGCGGTTGCGTCAAAGAAGGAGGGCCCAGGAGCAGAAGGAGGGCGGGCGTGGTGGAGAGGCGGGGGCTTTGATGGTGGGCCTTGGACTGGGTAGCGCTGGTGGGAATGGAGGGGCAGCTTCCACAGGCGTGTTTAACAAAGACGACAGTGACCCTTGTACCTGCTATGTGAACCGGGCATCTGTTAAACAGTTTGGGGGAGATCTGGGAGGTGCAGGAGGGGGGTCCATGGATGGTCTCAACAGAGTGAGGGAGGGCCGGGAGGGGAGTGCTGGAAATATGCCACGGGGAAAACCAGCGGCAGGAGGTCCTGCTCTGACTCAGGCTCTGCTGGCTCAAGCCTGTCCAGGCTTTGAAGAGGCTGTGGAAGGAGTACGCTTTATTGCCAACCACATGAAGAGCGAGGATGATGATCAGAGT GTGAGCGAAGACTGGAAGTATGTTGCCATGGTGATCGACCGCCTCTTCCTATggatctttgtgtttgtgtgtgtgtttggaacaATGGGCATGTTCCTGCAGCCGCTCTTCCAGAATTACACAGCCAAGACCATCACCAGTACACCAGGCTGA